A window of Theropithecus gelada isolate Dixy chromosome 14, Tgel_1.0, whole genome shotgun sequence contains these coding sequences:
- the TMEM138 gene encoding transmembrane protein 138 isoform X4, protein MLQTSNYSLVLSLQFLLLSYDLFVNSFSELLRKAPVIQLVLFIIQDIAVLFNIIIIFLMFFNTFVFQAGLVNLLFHKFKGTIILTAVYFALSISLHVWVMREVELPGKKQSNTRVSGCFLKRILCSGSCSQNRS, encoded by the exons atgCTCCAGACCAGTAACTACAGCCTGGTGCTCTCGCTGCAGTTCCTGTTGCTGTCCTATGACCTCTTTGTCAATTCCTTCTCAGAACTGCTCCGAAAGGCTCCTGTCATCCAGCTTGTGCTCTTCAT CATCCAGGATATTGCAGTCCTcttcaacatcatcatcattttccTCATGTTCTTCAACACCTTCGTCTTCCAGGCTGGCCTGGTCAACCTCCTATTCCATAAGTTCAAAGGGACCATCATCCTGACAGCTGTGTACTTTGCCCTCAGCATCTCCCTTCATGTCTGGGTCATG AGAGAAGTAGAACTCCCAGGAAAGAAGCAAAGCAACACCAGAGTCTCTGGGTGCTTCCTGAAGAGGATTCTGTGCTCTGGTTCCTGCAGCCAAAATAGGTCCTAG
- the LOC112605799 gene encoding cytochrome b ascorbate-dependent protein 3 isoform X1, producing MGNMPPRVKRNKWDLVCKALALVAGVHYSYCSSILIATSFLQVSPANVKRFAQGAHFAGIGAQASSLSLSLGLKECMIRMASGWFYLSCLLLGSLGSMCILFTIYWMQYWRGGFAWNGSIYMFNWHPVLMVAGMVVFYGGASLVYRLPQSWVGPKLPWKLLHAALHLMAFILTVVGLVAVFTFHNHGKIANLYSLHSWLGITAVFLFACQWCLGFAVFLLPWASMWLRSLLKPIHVFFGAAILSLSIASVISGINEKLFFSLKNTTRPYNSLPSEAVFANSTGMLVVAFGLLVLYILLASSWKRPEPGILTDRQPLLHDGE from the exons atggGTAATATGCCTCCCAGGGTTAAGAGGAATAAATGGGATCTTGTGTGTAAGGCTCTGGCGCTCGTAGCTGGTGTTCATTATTCTTATTGTTCAAGTATTCTTATTGCCACGTCTTTCTTGCAGGTGAGTCCTGCAAATGTTAAGCGATTTGCTCAAGGTGCCCATTTCGCAGGGATTGGAGCCCAGGCCAGTTCTCTGAGCCTATCATTAGGGCTAAAG GAGTGCATGATCAGAATGGCGTCGGGATGGTTCTACCTGTCCTGCCTGCTGCTGGGGTCCCTGGGCTCCATGTGCATCCTCTTCACTATCTACTGGATGCAGTACTGGCGTGGTGGCTTTGCCTGGAATGGCAGTATCTACATGTTCAACTGGCACCCAGTGCTTATGGTTGCTGGCATGGTGGTATTCTACGGAGGTG CGTCACTGGTGTACCGCCTGCCCCAGTCATGGGTGGGGCCCAAACTGCCCTGGAAACTCCTCCATGCAGCGCTGCACCTGATGGCCTTCATCCTCACTGTTGTGGGGCTGGTTGCTGTCTTTACGTTTCACAACCATGGAAAGATTGCCAACCTCTACTCCCTGCATAGCTGGCTGGGCATCACTGCTGTCTTCCTCTTCGCCTGCCAG TGGTGTCTGGGCTTTGctgtcttcctcctgccctgGGCGTCCATGTGGCTGCGCAGCCTCCTGAAACCCATCCACGTCTTTTTTGGAGCCGCCATCCTCTCTCTGTCCATCGCATCCGTCATTTCCGGCATTAATGAGAAGCTTTTCTTCAGTTT GAAAAACACCACCAGGCCATACAACAGCCTGCCCAGTGAGGCGGTGTTTGCCAACAGCACCGGGATGCTGGTGGTGGCCTTCGGGCTGCTGGTGCTCTACATCCTTCTGGCTTCATCTTGGAAGCGCCCAGAGCCAGGGATCTTGACCGACAGACAG CCCCTGCTGCATGATGGGGAGTGA
- the LOC112605799 gene encoding cytochrome b ascorbate-dependent protein 3 isoform X2: MIRMASGWFYLSCLLLGSLGSMCILFTIYWMQYWRGGFAWNGSIYMFNWHPVLMVAGMVVFYGGASLVYRLPQSWVGPKLPWKLLHAALHLMAFILTVVGLVAVFTFHNHGKIANLYSLHSWLGITAVFLFACQWCLGFAVFLLPWASMWLRSLLKPIHVFFGAAILSLSIASVISGINEKLFFSLKNTTRPYNSLPSEAVFANSTGMLVVAFGLLVLYILLASSWKRPEPGILTDRQLLLQPRPGSRPFPVTYMPVTGRQPYESW, translated from the exons ATGATCAGAATGGCGTCGGGATGGTTCTACCTGTCCTGCCTGCTGCTGGGGTCCCTGGGCTCCATGTGCATCCTCTTCACTATCTACTGGATGCAGTACTGGCGTGGTGGCTTTGCCTGGAATGGCAGTATCTACATGTTCAACTGGCACCCAGTGCTTATGGTTGCTGGCATGGTGGTATTCTACGGAGGTG CGTCACTGGTGTACCGCCTGCCCCAGTCATGGGTGGGGCCCAAACTGCCCTGGAAACTCCTCCATGCAGCGCTGCACCTGATGGCCTTCATCCTCACTGTTGTGGGGCTGGTTGCTGTCTTTACGTTTCACAACCATGGAAAGATTGCCAACCTCTACTCCCTGCATAGCTGGCTGGGCATCACTGCTGTCTTCCTCTTCGCCTGCCAG TGGTGTCTGGGCTTTGctgtcttcctcctgccctgGGCGTCCATGTGGCTGCGCAGCCTCCTGAAACCCATCCACGTCTTTTTTGGAGCCGCCATCCTCTCTCTGTCCATCGCATCCGTCATTTCCGGCATTAATGAGAAGCTTTTCTTCAGTTT GAAAAACACCACCAGGCCATACAACAGCCTGCCCAGTGAGGCGGTGTTTGCCAACAGCACCGGGATGCTGGTGGTGGCCTTCGGGCTGCTGGTGCTCTACATCCTTCTGGCTTCATCTTGGAAGCGCCCAGAGCCAGGGATCTTGACCGACAGACAG CTGCTGCTACAGCCGAGGCCTGGATCCCGGCCTTTCCCTGTGACTTACATGCCTGTCACCGGCAGGCAGCCCTACGAATCCTGGTAA
- the LOC112605799 gene encoding cytochrome b ascorbate-dependent protein 3 isoform X3 gives MIRMASGWFYLSCLLLGSLGSMCILFTIYWMQYWRGGFAWNGSIYMFNWHPVLMVAGMVVFYGGASLVYRLPQSWVGPKLPWKLLHAALHLMAFILTVVGLVAVFTFHNHGKIANLYSLHSWLGITAVFLFACQWCLGFAVFLLPWASMWLRSLLKPIHVFFGAAILSLSIASVISGINEKLFFSLKNTTRPYNSLPSEAVFANSTGMLVVAFGLLVLYILLASSWKRPEPGILTDRQPLLHDGE, from the exons ATGATCAGAATGGCGTCGGGATGGTTCTACCTGTCCTGCCTGCTGCTGGGGTCCCTGGGCTCCATGTGCATCCTCTTCACTATCTACTGGATGCAGTACTGGCGTGGTGGCTTTGCCTGGAATGGCAGTATCTACATGTTCAACTGGCACCCAGTGCTTATGGTTGCTGGCATGGTGGTATTCTACGGAGGTG CGTCACTGGTGTACCGCCTGCCCCAGTCATGGGTGGGGCCCAAACTGCCCTGGAAACTCCTCCATGCAGCGCTGCACCTGATGGCCTTCATCCTCACTGTTGTGGGGCTGGTTGCTGTCTTTACGTTTCACAACCATGGAAAGATTGCCAACCTCTACTCCCTGCATAGCTGGCTGGGCATCACTGCTGTCTTCCTCTTCGCCTGCCAG TGGTGTCTGGGCTTTGctgtcttcctcctgccctgGGCGTCCATGTGGCTGCGCAGCCTCCTGAAACCCATCCACGTCTTTTTTGGAGCCGCCATCCTCTCTCTGTCCATCGCATCCGTCATTTCCGGCATTAATGAGAAGCTTTTCTTCAGTTT GAAAAACACCACCAGGCCATACAACAGCCTGCCCAGTGAGGCGGTGTTTGCCAACAGCACCGGGATGCTGGTGGTGGCCTTCGGGCTGCTGGTGCTCTACATCCTTCTGGCTTCATCTTGGAAGCGCCCAGAGCCAGGGATCTTGACCGACAGACAG CCCCTGCTGCATGATGGGGAGTGA